In Vigna unguiculata cultivar IT97K-499-35 chromosome 3, ASM411807v1, whole genome shotgun sequence, a single genomic region encodes these proteins:
- the LOC114176927 gene encoding uncharacterized protein LOC114176927 gives MGTRAMASGKFDPPSSSPDRPLYPGQRGSHIAASLDRSGSFRESMENPALSSLPNILRSSSPATRGEVENFFNYVHFDPKFLTLDHKSNRQVEYKRHVNAALGISPDESPSSSSKGKLLPSPVPEDMKRLKDILVANAMRARDRLKMFSEALSVFHEVFPTITLKKRSRAESFSNDRSNAMSSDRPVLGSSMGKGGVQGHPVTGGFELEQQKSEERTKNVVPNKRTRTSMVDVRMDVRTNSLVRPSGTVDRDKEKSRITSNGAVQSEERILPIVGDGWEKTKMKKKRSCIKLDGSPSTTLTKPVNTFQETKQGMQQRLVTDSRSKLSNDSHSFRPGVSNGTVGAGKSDGISQQAGLGIRASTPRNNQDNNSPVNDRRGRPVGSDKERVNFRAVNKATARDEFNSASPTASAKMNTAIRAPRSGSGVAPKLSPVVHRAAVPNDWELSHCATKPPAAANNRKRVASARSSSPPVVPWQRPQKSSRTARRTNFMSIVSNNDEAPALDTASDVAGNDLGLGFSRRMAGSSTQQIKLKADPSSSAALSESEESGVADTKPKEKGRKPEEIDHKSGQNIQKVSNLVLPTRKNKLVSEEHGDGVRRQGRTARSLTATRSLMPMTSEKLGNMGTAKQLRSARLSDKNESKAGRPPSRKLSDRKAYARQKPTINAATDFFVGSEDGHEELLAAVKGLINSAHTFSSPFWRQMEPFFSLITEEDIAYWKQKVNLESSMPMPTPIPSNIDGCETIVNGYGLTACERDSGSDPQWNAGVISEQLLLSKGDHNTIPLCHRLIAALISEEECSGGSEQFKFDTFNPEFDPDGQSESSGLDYHSGTNFRFACHSASNGYRIIDKPEHDVTDSDIIGIPPTGLNSSFGKSVNGFLHDRASMSSFISSEMQYDSLDINDKILLELKSIGIALVPEPDMLQTDDEGILEDITKLEELYQGQISKKKSLLDGLFRAASVDKELQEKDFEQRALDKLVVMAYEKYMASWGPSPSGGKNTSNKMAKQAALGFVKRTLERCHQFEETGKSCFSDPLFKDMFLAESSKPHVSSLSVEARTASMGSQQSPSQFSQNMDNHDLHSSDMLPALNHSSEQTSGKDDLWSNRVKKRELSLDDVGGAPGLSSAPGVGSSVTSSAKGKRSERDRDGKGHSREVQSRNGTTKVGRPASSSAKGDRKSKTKPKQKATQNSVSVNGLLGKLSEQPKPALSSTPKSNEMPTTSNTKEKDEFGLGGLDDHEPIDLSNLQLPGMDVLGVGDDQGQDLGSWLNIDDDGLQDHDDFMGGLEIPMDDLSDLNMIV, from the exons ATGGGAACTAGGGCAATGGCATCTGGCAAGTTTGATCCACCTTCTAGTAGCCCAGATAGACCATTGTACCCTGGGCAACGTGGATCCCACATAGCTGCTTCATTAGATAGATCAGGTAGCTTTCGGGAAAGCATGGAAAATCCAGCTCTGTCTTCTCTTCCTAACATTTTAAGAAGCAGTTCTCCAGCAACACGTGGGGAAGTAGAAAACTTCTTCAATTATGTGCATTTTGATCCAAAGTTCTTAACACTAGATCATAAGTCTAATCGTCAAGTGGAATATAAGCGACATGTCAATGCTGCTCTTGGAATTTCACCCGATGAATCTCCATCTAGTTCTTCAAAAGGCAAGCTACTGCCATCGCCAGTACCAGAAGACATGAAACGGCTCAAGGATATTTTGGTAGCAAACGCAATGAGGGCAAG GGATCGTTTGAAAATGTTTAGCGAGGCTTTATCAGTATTTCATGAAGTTTTCCCAACTATAACATTAAAGAAAAGATCTCGAGCTGAAAGTTTCTCTAATGACCGTTCTAATGCCATGTCAAGTGATCGCCCAGTCTTGGGGTCAAGCATGGGTAAGGGTGGTGTTCAAGGTCATCCTGTGACAGGTGGTTTTGAACTTGAGCAGCAAAAGTCAGAAGAACGAACCAAAAATGTTGTTCCAAACAAGCGTACTCGAACTTCTATGGTTGATGTTAGG ATGGATGTGCGGACTAATTCTCTTGTCAGGCCATCAGGCACAGTTGACAGAGACAAGGAAAAGTCACGGATTACCAGCAATGGTGCAGTTCAGAGTGAAGAACGAATCTTACCTATTGTTGGTGATGGTTGGGAAAAgacaaaaatgaagaagaagcgTTCCTGCATCAAACTAGATGGTTCTCCAAGTACAACATTAACTAAACCTGTTAACACCTTCCAGGAAACTAAACAGGGAATGCAACAAAGACTTGTTACTGATTCCCGGTCAAAATTGAGTAATGATTCTCATTCTTTCAG GCCAGGAGTTTCCAACGGAACTGTTGGGGCTGGAAAATCAGATGGTATCTCTCAACAAGCTGGGTTGGGCATACGAGCCTCTACCCCCAGAAACAACCAAGATAACAATTCCCCTGTCAATGATAGGCGAGGTCGCCCTGTTGGTTCAGACAAGGAAAGGGTGAATTTCAGAGCTGTAAACAA GGCAACTGCACGTGATGAGTTTAATTCGGCCAGTCCTACTGCTAGTGCAAAAATGAATACCGCTATTCGGGCTCCACGGTCTGGTTCTGGAGTTGCCCCCAAGTTGTCACCAGTTGTTCATAGAGCAGCTGTTCCTAATGATTGGGAACTCTCTCACTGTGCTACGAAGCCACCTGCTGCTGCTAACAATCGTAAGCGTGTGGCTTCCGCACGGTCATCTTCCCCACCTGTTGTACCCTGGCAGAGGCCACAAAAGAGCTCTCGCACTGCCAGAAGAACAAATTTCATGTCTATTGTTTCAAATAATGATGAAGCTCCAGCTTTGGATACTGCATCTGATGTGGCTGGTAATGATCTGGGGTTAGGATTTTCCAGACGCATGGCTGGCAGTTCTACCCagcaaattaaattaaaagctGATCCTTCATCTTCAGCTGCCTTATCTGAAAGTGAAGAGTCAGGGGTGGCTGACACTAAACCAAAAGAAAAGGGTAGGAAGCCGGAAGAGATAGATCATAAATCTGGACAAAACATTCAAAAGGTGTCTAACTTGGTATTACCGACAAGAAAGAATAAGCTTGTTTCTGAAGAACATGGAGATGGTGTTAGGAGGCAAGGGAGGACTGCACGCAGTCTTACTGCCACAAGGTCACTAATGCCAATGACATCAGAGAAGCTTGGGAATATGGGAACTGCAAAGCAGCTTAGAAGCGCGAGACTATCTGATAAGAATGAAAG CAAGGCAGGTCGTCCACCATCCAGGAAACTTTCTGATCGCAAGGCCTATGCACGTCAAAAGCCTACTATTAATGCAGCCACAGATTTTTTTG TTGGGTCAGAAGATGGACATGAAGAGCTGCTGGCTGCTGTAAAGGGTCTTATCAACTCTG CTCATACTTTTTCCAGCCCCTTCTGGAGGCAGATGGAACCTTTCTTCAGTTTGATAACTGAGGAGGATATTGCTTACTGGAAGCAAAAG GTAAATCTTGAATCAAGCATGCCGATGCCAACTCCCATTCCTTCAAATATTGATGGCTGTGAAACCATTGTTAATGGATATGGGTTGACGGCCTGTGAAAGAGATTCTGGATCTGATCCTCAATGGAATGCTGGAGTTATTTCAGAACAGTTGCTACTATCTAAGGGAGATCATAATACGATTCCTCTGTGTCATAGGCTTATAGCTGCTTTAATCTCAGAGGAGGAGTGTAGTGGTGGAAGTGAACAATTCAAGTTTGATACTTTCAATCCTGAATTCGACCCTGATGGGCAATCAGAATCGAGTGGTTTGGATTACCACTCGGGAACAAATTTTCGATTTGCTTGTCATAGTGCTTCTAATGGTTATAGGATTATAGACAAGCCAGAACATGATGTGACTGATAGTGATATCATTGGTATTCCTCCAACTGGGTTGAATTCAAGCTTTGGTAAATCTGTAAATGGTTTTCTCCACGATAGAGCATCAATGTCTAGCTTCATCAGTTCAGAGATGCAATATGATAGTTTGGATATAAATGATAAGATTCTCTTGGAGCTTAAAAGCATTGGAATTGCCCTGGTACCTGAG cCTGATATGTTGCAAACAGATGACGAGGGAATATTGGAGGATATTACTAAGTTGGAGGAGCTTTACCAAGGGCAG ATTTCAAAGAAGAAAAGCTTGCTAGATGGATTGTTCAGAGCTGCCTCAGTGGATAAAGAACTTCAAGAAAA GGATTTTGAACAACGTGCTCTAGATAAACTTGTTGTGATGGCTTATGAGAAGTACATG GCTAGTTGGGGCCCTAGTCCGTCTGGTGGGAAAAATACGAGCAACAAAATGGCCAAGCAAGCTGCATTGGGATTTGTCAAACGAACATTGGAGCGATGCCATCAATTTGAAGAAACTGGCAAGAGCTGCTTCAGTGACCCTTTATTCAAGGATATGTTCCTTGCTGAATCTTCGAAACCTCATGTTTCTTCCCTTTCCGTTGAAGCAAGAACAG CTTCTATGGGTTCACAACAGAGTCCATCGCAGTTTAGTCAGAATATGGATAATCATGACCTCCATTCATCAGATATGCTTCCTGCTTTAAATCATTCATCTGAGCAAACTAGTGGGAAGGACGATCTCTGGTCAAACAGAGTGAAGAAGAGGGAATTGTCCCTTGATGATGTTGGTGGTGCTCCTGGTCTTTCTAGTGCTCCAGGCGTTGGAAGTTCTGTAACAAGCAGTGCAAAAGGAAAGAGAAGTGAGAGAGATAGAGATGGAAAGGGGCACAGCCGGGAGGTACAATCCAGAAATGGAACCACGAAAGTTGGTAGGCCAGCATCATCCAGTGCTAAGGGTGATAGAAAATCCAAAACAAAGCCTAAGCAGAAAGCAACTCAGAATTCAGTTTCTGTGAATGGCCTCCTTGGGAAGTTATCAGAACAACCAAAACCAGCATTATCTTCTACTCCAAAGTCTAATGAAATGCCTACAACTAGCAATACAAAGGAAAAGGATGAGTTTGGCTTGGGTGGATTGGATGATCACGAGCCTATTGATTTGTCCAACCTGCAACTACCTGGAATGGATGTACTCGGTGTTGGTGATGACCAAGGTCAGGATCTTGGTTCATGGTTGAATATTGATGATGATGGATTACAAGATCATGATGACTTTATGGGCGGCCTTGAAATTCCAATGGACGATCTCTCGGACTTGAATATGATAGTTTGA